The following coding sequences lie in one Arabidopsis thaliana chromosome 3, partial sequence genomic window:
- a CDS encoding Cellulase (glycosyl hydrolase family 5) protein, whose translation MISTSLLNHFSIYISLFEMIHQHQTKITKKKTKPQKILNTFNMKTTKELRRMFCFIIFFSFFSFITKNMAYPLSTNSRWIIDEKGQRVKLACVNWPSHLQPVVAEGLSKQSVDDLAKKIMAMGFNCVRFTWPLDLATNETLANNVTVRQSFQSLGLNDDISGFETKNPSMIDLPLIEAYKKVVAKLGNNNVMVILDNHVTKPGWCCGYNDGNGFFGDTFFDPTTWIAGLTKIAMTFKGATNVVGMSLRNELRGPKQNVDDWFKYMQQGAEAVHEANPNVLVILSGLSYDTDLSFVRSRHVNLTFTRKLVFELHRYSFTNTNTWSSKNPNEACGEILKSIENGGGFNLRDFPVFLSEFGIDLRGKNVNDNRYIGCILGWAAENDVDWSIWTLQGSYYLREGVVGMSEFYGILDSDWVRVRSQSFLQRLSLILSPLQGPGSQSKVYNLVFHPLTGLCMLQSILDPTKVTLGLCNESQPWSYTPQNTLTLKDKSLCLESTGPNAPVKLSETSCSSPNLSEWETISASNMLLAAKSTNNSLCLDVDETNNLMASNCKCVKGEDSSCDPISQWFKIVKVSK comes from the exons ATGATTTCAACTTCACTTCTAAATcatttctctatatatataagtctcTTCGAAATGATTCACcaacaccaaacaaaaataaccaaaaagaaaacaaaaccccaaaaaattctaaatacaTTTAACATGAAGACAACAAAAGAGCTAAGACGCATGTTTTgctttatcatcttcttctcattcttctccttcatcacaAAGAACATGGCATATCCTCTCTCTACAAACTCTCGTTGGATCATCGACGAAAAAGGGCAAAGAGTGAAGCTGGCGTGTGTGAATTGGCCATCACATTTGCAGCCTGTGGTGGCGGAAGGGCTGAGCAAGCAGAGTGTAGATGACTTGGCCAAGAAGATAATGGCAATGGGTTTCAACTGTGTTAGGTTTACTTGGCCACTTGATCTAGCTACAAATGAGACGTTGGCTAATAATGTTACTGTGAGACAATCTTTTCAAAGTCTTGGTCTTAATGATGACATTTCTGGTTTCGAAACAAAGAACCCATCCATGATTGATCTTCCCCTCATTGAAGCTTACAAG AAGGTGGTAGCTAAGTTGGGAAACAATAATGTGATGGTGATATTAGACAACCACGTGACCAAGCCAGGGTGGTGTTGTGGCTACAACGACGGCAACGGTTTCTTTGGTGACACTTTCTTTGACCCTACTACGTGGATCGCCGGTCTGACCAAGATAGCCATGACTTTCAAAGGTGCCACTAATGTCGTTGGCATGAGCCTCAGAAACGAACTTAGAGGACCAAAACAAAACGTCGATGATTGGTTCAA GTACATGCAACAAGGGGCCGAAGCAGTTCACGAAGCAAACCCTAATGTACTTGTAATCCTTTCTGGCCTCAGCTACGACACCGACCTCTCATTTGTCCGATCACGACACGTAAACCTAACTTTCACTAGAAAACTCGTGTTTGAGCTCCATCGGTACTCTTTCACCAACACAAACACATGGAGTTCCAAAAACCCTAACGAGGCATGCGGTGAGATTCTGAAAAGCATCGAGAACGGGGGCGGTTTCAATCTCCGTGACTTCCCGGTGTTTCTTAGCGAGTTTGGAATCGACTTGAGAGGCAAAAATGTTAACGATAATCGCTACATTGGATGTATATTAGGTTGGGCCGCGGAAAATGACGTAGATTGGTCGATTTGGACTCTTCAAGGAAGTTACTATCTCAGAGAAGGTGTGGTCGGAATGAGTGAGTTTTACGGTATCTTGGATTCGGATTGGGTTCGTGTTCGAAGCCAAAGTTTCTTGCAAAGATTGTCTCTGATTCTATCCCCGCTTCAAG GACCAGGCTCTCAATCCAAAGTCTACAATCTTGTTTTCCACCCGTTAACCGGACTTTGCATGCTACAAAGTATCTTAGATCCAACCAAGGTCACTCTCGGTCTATGTAATGAATCTCAACCATGGAGCTACACTCCTCAGAACACCCTGACACTCAAAGACAAGTCCCTATGCTTAGAGAGCACCGGGCCGAATGCGCCGGTTAAGCTCAGTGAAACGAGTTGCTCGAGCCCTAATTTGTCAGAATGGGAGACCATCTCAGCCTCTAATATGCTCTTAGCTGCTAAATCAACCAATAACTCACTTTGCCTTGACGTGGATGAAACAAATAACCTCATGGCTAGTAACTGCAAGTGTGTGAAGGGCGAAGACAGCTCGTGTGATCCGATAAGCCAGTGGTTCAAGATTGTTAAAGTTAGTAAATAA
- a CDS encoding Cellulase (glycosyl hydrolase family 5) protein, protein MKTTKELRRMFCFIIFFSFFSFITKNMAYPLSTNSRWIIDEKGQRVKLACVNWPSHLQPVVAEGLSKQSVDDLAKKIMAMGFNCVRFTWPLDLATNETLANNVTVRQSFQSLGLNDDISGFETKNPSMIDLPLIEAYKKVVAKLGNNNVMVILDNHVTKPGWCCGYNDGNGFFGDTFFDPTTWIAGLTKIAMTFKGATNVVGMSLRNELRGPKQNVDDWFKYMQQGAEAVHEANPNVLVILSGLSYDTDLSFVRSRHVNLTFTRKLVFELHRYSFTNTNTWSSKNPNEACGEILKSIENGGGFNLRDFPVFLSEFGIDLRGKNVNDNRYIGCILGWAAENDVDWSIWTLQGSYYLREGVVGMSEFYGILDSDWVRVRSQSFLQRLSLILSPLQGPGSQSKVYNLVFHPLTGLCMLQSILDPTKVTLGLCNESQPWSYTPQNTLTLKDKSLCLESTGPNAPVKLSETSCSSPNLSEWETISASNMLLAAKSTNNSLCLDVDETNNLMASNCKCVKGEDSSCDPISQWFKIVKVSK, encoded by the exons ATGAAGACAACAAAAGAGCTAAGACGCATGTTTTgctttatcatcttcttctcattcttctccttcatcacaAAGAACATGGCATATCCTCTCTCTACAAACTCTCGTTGGATCATCGACGAAAAAGGGCAAAGAGTGAAGCTGGCGTGTGTGAATTGGCCATCACATTTGCAGCCTGTGGTGGCGGAAGGGCTGAGCAAGCAGAGTGTAGATGACTTGGCCAAGAAGATAATGGCAATGGGTTTCAACTGTGTTAGGTTTACTTGGCCACTTGATCTAGCTACAAATGAGACGTTGGCTAATAATGTTACTGTGAGACAATCTTTTCAAAGTCTTGGTCTTAATGATGACATTTCTGGTTTCGAAACAAAGAACCCATCCATGATTGATCTTCCCCTCATTGAAGCTTACAAG AAGGTGGTAGCTAAGTTGGGAAACAATAATGTGATGGTGATATTAGACAACCACGTGACCAAGCCAGGGTGGTGTTGTGGCTACAACGACGGCAACGGTTTCTTTGGTGACACTTTCTTTGACCCTACTACGTGGATCGCCGGTCTGACCAAGATAGCCATGACTTTCAAAGGTGCCACTAATGTCGTTGGCATGAGCCTCAGAAACGAACTTAGAGGACCAAAACAAAACGTCGATGATTGGTTCAA GTACATGCAACAAGGGGCCGAAGCAGTTCACGAAGCAAACCCTAATGTACTTGTAATCCTTTCTGGCCTCAGCTACGACACCGACCTCTCATTTGTCCGATCACGACACGTAAACCTAACTTTCACTAGAAAACTCGTGTTTGAGCTCCATCGGTACTCTTTCACCAACACAAACACATGGAGTTCCAAAAACCCTAACGAGGCATGCGGTGAGATTCTGAAAAGCATCGAGAACGGGGGCGGTTTCAATCTCCGTGACTTCCCGGTGTTTCTTAGCGAGTTTGGAATCGACTTGAGAGGCAAAAATGTTAACGATAATCGCTACATTGGATGTATATTAGGTTGGGCCGCGGAAAATGACGTAGATTGGTCGATTTGGACTCTTCAAGGAAGTTACTATCTCAGAGAAGGTGTGGTCGGAATGAGTGAGTTTTACGGTATCTTGGATTCGGATTGGGTTCGTGTTCGAAGCCAAAGTTTCTTGCAAAGATTGTCTCTGATTCTATCCCCGCTTCAAG GACCAGGCTCTCAATCCAAAGTCTACAATCTTGTTTTCCACCCGTTAACCGGACTTTGCATGCTACAAAGTATCTTAGATCCAACCAAGGTCACTCTCGGTCTATGTAATGAATCTCAACCATGGAGCTACACTCCTCAGAACACCCTGACACTCAAAGACAAGTCCCTATGCTTAGAGAGCACCGGGCCGAATGCGCCGGTTAAGCTCAGTGAAACGAGTTGCTCGAGCCCTAATTTGTCAGAATGGGAGACCATCTCAGCCTCTAATATGCTCTTAGCTGCTAAATCAACCAATAACTCACTTTGCCTTGACGTGGATGAAACAAATAACCTCATGGCTAGTAACTGCAAGTGTGTGAAGGGCGAAGACAGCTCGTGTGATCCGATAAGCCAGTGGTTCAAGATTGTTAAAGTTAGTAAATAA
- a CDS encoding Cellulase (glycosyl hydrolase family 5) protein (Cellulase (glycosyl hydrolase family 5) protein; FUNCTIONS IN: cation binding, hydrolase activity, hydrolyzing O-glycosyl compounds, catalytic activity; INVOLVED IN: carbohydrate metabolic process; LOCATED IN: cellular_component unknown; EXPRESSED IN: 7 plant structures; EXPRESSED DURING: 4 anthesis, C globular stage, petal differentiation and expansion stage; CONTAINS InterPro DOMAIN/s: Ricin B-related lectin (InterPro:IPR008997), Ricin B lectin (InterPro:IPR000772), Glycoside hydrolase, catalytic core (InterPro:IPR017853), Glycoside hydrolase, family 5 (InterPro:IPR001547), Glycoside hydrolase, subgroup, catalytic core (InterPro:IPR013781); BEST Arabidopsis thaliana protein match is: Cellulase (glycosyl hydrolase family 5) protein (TAIR:AT1G13130.1); Has 359 Blast hits to 351 proteins in 117 species: Archae - 8; Bacteria - 143; Metazoa - 0; Fungi - 82; Plants - 110; Viruses - 0; Other Eukaryotes - 16 (source: NCBI BLink).): MAYPLSTNSRWIIDEKGQRVKLACVNWPSHLQPVVAEGLSKQSVDDLAKKIMAMGFNCVRFTWPLDLATNETLANNVTVRQSFQSLGLNDDISGFETKNPSMIDLPLIEAYKKVVAKLGNNNVMVILDNHVTKPGWCCGYNDGNGFFGDTFFDPTTWIAGLTKIAMTFKGATNVVGMSLRNELRGPKQNVDDWFKYMQQGAEAVHEANPNVLVILSGLSYDTDLSFVRSRHVNLTFTRKLVFELHRYSFTNTNTWSSKNPNEACGEILKSIENGGGFNLRDFPVFLSEFGIDLRGKNVNDNRYIGCILGWAAENDVDWSIWTLQGSYYLREGVVGMSEFYGILDSDWVRVRSQSFLQRLSLILSPLQGPGSQSKVYNLVFHPLTGLCMLQSILDPTKVTLGLCNESQPWSYTPQNTLTLKDKSLCLESTGPNAPVKLSETSCSSPNLSEWETISASNMLLAAKSTNNSLCLDVDETNNLMASNCKCVKGEDSSCDPISQWFKIVKVSK; this comes from the exons ATGGCATATCCTCTCTCTACAAACTCTCGTTGGATCATCGACGAAAAAGGGCAAAGAGTGAAGCTGGCGTGTGTGAATTGGCCATCACATTTGCAGCCTGTGGTGGCGGAAGGGCTGAGCAAGCAGAGTGTAGATGACTTGGCCAAGAAGATAATGGCAATGGGTTTCAACTGTGTTAGGTTTACTTGGCCACTTGATCTAGCTACAAATGAGACGTTGGCTAATAATGTTACTGTGAGACAATCTTTTCAAAGTCTTGGTCTTAATGATGACATTTCTGGTTTCGAAACAAAGAACCCATCCATGATTGATCTTCCCCTCATTGAAGCTTACAAG AAGGTGGTAGCTAAGTTGGGAAACAATAATGTGATGGTGATATTAGACAACCACGTGACCAAGCCAGGGTGGTGTTGTGGCTACAACGACGGCAACGGTTTCTTTGGTGACACTTTCTTTGACCCTACTACGTGGATCGCCGGTCTGACCAAGATAGCCATGACTTTCAAAGGTGCCACTAATGTCGTTGGCATGAGCCTCAGAAACGAACTTAGAGGACCAAAACAAAACGTCGATGATTGGTTCAA GTACATGCAACAAGGGGCCGAAGCAGTTCACGAAGCAAACCCTAATGTACTTGTAATCCTTTCTGGCCTCAGCTACGACACCGACCTCTCATTTGTCCGATCACGACACGTAAACCTAACTTTCACTAGAAAACTCGTGTTTGAGCTCCATCGGTACTCTTTCACCAACACAAACACATGGAGTTCCAAAAACCCTAACGAGGCATGCGGTGAGATTCTGAAAAGCATCGAGAACGGGGGCGGTTTCAATCTCCGTGACTTCCCGGTGTTTCTTAGCGAGTTTGGAATCGACTTGAGAGGCAAAAATGTTAACGATAATCGCTACATTGGATGTATATTAGGTTGGGCCGCGGAAAATGACGTAGATTGGTCGATTTGGACTCTTCAAGGAAGTTACTATCTCAGAGAAGGTGTGGTCGGAATGAGTGAGTTTTACGGTATCTTGGATTCGGATTGGGTTCGTGTTCGAAGCCAAAGTTTCTTGCAAAGATTGTCTCTGATTCTATCCCCGCTTCAAG GACCAGGCTCTCAATCCAAAGTCTACAATCTTGTTTTCCACCCGTTAACCGGACTTTGCATGCTACAAAGTATCTTAGATCCAACCAAGGTCACTCTCGGTCTATGTAATGAATCTCAACCATGGAGCTACACTCCTCAGAACACCCTGACACTCAAAGACAAGTCCCTATGCTTAGAGAGCACCGGGCCGAATGCGCCGGTTAAGCTCAGTGAAACGAGTTGCTCGAGCCCTAATTTGTCAGAATGGGAGACCATCTCAGCCTCTAATATGCTCTTAGCTGCTAAATCAACCAATAACTCACTTTGCCTTGACGTGGATGAAACAAATAACCTCATGGCTAGTAACTGCAAGTGTGTGAAGGGCGAAGACAGCTCGTGTGATCCGATAAGCCAGTGGTTCAAGATTGTTAAAGTTAGTAAATAA
- a CDS encoding uncharacterized protein (unknown protein; LOCATED IN: endomembrane system; Has 30201 Blast hits to 17322 proteins in 780 species: Archae - 12; Bacteria - 1396; Metazoa - 17338; Fungi - 3422; Plants - 5037; Viruses - 0; Other Eukaryotes - 2996 (source: NCBI BLink).) — MKTLVLKTKLKIKPVYFTAAVETFKRLTAEREEFRWDERKRDRRGVTKSPKQQIS, encoded by the coding sequence ATGAAAACATTGGTCTTGAAGACTAAGCTAAAAATAAAACCTGTTTATTTCACCGCCGCCGTCGAAACATTCAAGCGGCTTACGGCGGAGAGAGAAGAGTTCCGATGGGACGAGAGGAAAAGAGATCGACGCGGCGTCACCAAAAgtccaaaacaacaaattagcTAG